One stretch of Leadbetterella byssophila DSM 17132 DNA includes these proteins:
- a CDS encoding two-component regulator propeller domain-containing protein — MLRYFVTFLHVALIFWISNPAWGQGTVRFTKIGLKEGLSQSSAFALCQDYLGFMWIGTRDGLNRYDSRKFFTYRNVPGDSTTLTDNYILSLLEDSKKNLWVGTRTGLNRYDRSKDKFVRVALPTLNASQYPMVWAISEDKDGQLWVSTNHGLFCLSGSKKELVYDISYHEGLPDGCNNVFTFLQDHDKDIWIGTGNGVLQFKPYVKGKRLSLFRHYKKAPGVLNSDEVRVVVEAKDGVYWFGTKEGGLNVFDMAKNEFQYWMHRPEAKGRSLAGNDVRSIIKDRFGGFWIGTINGLNYYTEKDGFQTFTASDFDPFSISNNSIRPIYQDARGSVWVGTFFGGVSVYDRHLPIFHHQFYSPYYPSLSYNVVGGILQDERGNLWIGTEGGGLNYMEGNQFKHYKHDPTVPGTLSHNHVKSLYLGKNGDLWIGTYNGGLNILKKGSSAFLHYKNDPKDPGSLANNNVYAIREDRSGNIWLGTYGGGLSLKRAGDAMRFEHYQAGKAGEYHLSSDLVRMVYVDSKDNLWVGTESGLNLKRAGQKAFEVFRYDPNDSKSISGDVIITIFEDAKKRIWLGTYKNGLNLYDEKTKTFKRFTEKDGLAGNNIFGILEDKGLLWISTNNGICSFDPETGKTQIYNSKDGIGGNEFSVGAYLKARDGKLYFGGTHGLTSFYPSSIHPSTFVPTLVFTDFKLFNESVVPGDEKILNKPISITDTVVLNHKQNIFTVEFSAINFILPEKNKYAYRLEGLEEQWNYVDNPTATYTNLNAGTYTLLVKGSSNDGIWNEVPGRLTIKILPPPWKTWWAYTLYGLLIAGSIYLIVKYTKIKSRLEHELALEHLENERQREINEIKLNFFTSISHEFRTPLTLILAPVQHMLSQGNLDESSKKLMTTVKNNSLRLLNLVNQLLDFRKQESGTYTLNKAHQDMSSFLDQIAMEFTHYAKERGINFFYEKPYSTMMVEVDRDEMEKVIYNLLSNAFKFVPSYGIVKMDMEVEAPSRDFPEGSVVIRVWDNGPGIPEGERSSIFDFFYQSGNHSGSGIGLALAKNITELHGGKISVDSCTEDVTYTCFSVHLPSSTVSFVTLEPTIKIESTSSEEPEVFTENGKPMVLIVEDNEEIRQVISQSLEKTYAINEAANGQEGWQKVRSLLPDLVITDIMMPVEDGITLLRNIKQNLETNHIPVLLLTARTAMESVIEGLQSGSDDYLTKPFHPEVLSLKIRNILESRERFRRKFIRDYVLTPANEVEEPDQVFLKKVISLIEENLAESEFNVNTLARELSMSRPVLYRKLKQLTDLSVIELISLLRLKKGAQLLCQEDAKVSQVAYQIGFSDPKYFSKSFKSHFGLSPTEYAALSSDEQAELIHLKFK; from the coding sequence ATGCTTCGATATTTTGTAACCTTCCTCCATGTAGCTCTTATCTTTTGGATAAGTAATCCTGCATGGGGGCAGGGTACAGTCAGATTTACTAAGATAGGTTTAAAAGAAGGCCTCTCCCAAAGTAGCGCTTTCGCTCTATGTCAGGACTATTTAGGTTTCATGTGGATAGGAACCCGTGATGGGCTAAATAGATATGATTCCAGAAAATTCTTCACTTACCGGAATGTCCCAGGGGATAGTACAACCCTAACTGATAATTACATCTTATCCTTACTGGAAGACTCAAAAAAGAACCTGTGGGTAGGAACACGTACCGGGCTAAACCGGTATGATAGGTCCAAAGACAAGTTTGTTCGGGTTGCTTTACCCACCCTTAATGCTTCCCAATACCCCATGGTATGGGCCATTTCAGAGGATAAGGATGGACAATTATGGGTCAGTACTAATCATGGTTTGTTCTGTTTGTCGGGTTCCAAAAAGGAATTGGTTTATGATATAAGTTATCATGAAGGGTTACCTGATGGCTGTAACAATGTCTTTACCTTTCTTCAAGATCATGACAAAGATATATGGATAGGTACGGGCAATGGCGTACTTCAATTCAAGCCTTATGTTAAGGGCAAAAGGCTAAGTTTATTCAGGCATTATAAGAAAGCTCCGGGGGTACTGAACAGCGATGAAGTAAGGGTGGTAGTGGAGGCAAAAGATGGTGTATATTGGTTTGGTACCAAAGAAGGAGGTCTAAATGTATTTGATATGGCAAAGAATGAATTCCAGTATTGGATGCATAGACCTGAAGCTAAAGGAAGATCTCTTGCAGGAAATGATGTAAGATCCATCATTAAAGATAGGTTCGGAGGGTTTTGGATAGGCACTATTAATGGCTTGAATTATTACACCGAGAAAGATGGGTTCCAAACCTTTACGGCTAGCGACTTCGATCCATTTTCCATAAGTAATAATTCCATAAGACCCATTTATCAGGATGCTAGAGGATCTGTGTGGGTAGGTACTTTCTTTGGAGGAGTCAGCGTTTATGATCGTCATCTACCTATTTTTCATCATCAATTTTACAGCCCGTATTACCCTAGTTTGAGCTACAATGTAGTAGGGGGCATCTTGCAAGACGAGAGAGGAAATCTCTGGATAGGTACGGAAGGCGGTGGCCTAAACTATATGGAGGGGAATCAGTTTAAGCACTATAAACATGATCCCACTGTTCCGGGCACGTTAAGTCACAATCACGTAAAAAGTCTTTACTTAGGAAAAAACGGGGATCTGTGGATAGGCACCTACAACGGTGGCTTAAATATCCTCAAGAAGGGTAGTTCCGCCTTTTTACATTATAAAAATGATCCTAAAGATCCCGGTTCATTGGCCAATAATAATGTTTATGCTATAAGGGAAGATAGGTCGGGTAATATCTGGTTAGGTACGTACGGAGGAGGGTTGAGCCTTAAGAGGGCGGGAGATGCCATGAGATTTGAGCACTATCAAGCGGGCAAAGCAGGAGAGTATCATCTAAGCTCTGACTTGGTACGTATGGTTTATGTGGATAGCAAAGACAATCTTTGGGTAGGTACAGAATCCGGTTTGAACCTCAAGAGAGCCGGTCAAAAAGCCTTTGAAGTGTTTCGATATGATCCAAATGATAGCAAAAGTATAAGCGGAGATGTTATCATCACCATCTTTGAAGATGCAAAGAAGCGCATCTGGTTAGGTACTTACAAGAACGGCCTGAACCTATACGATGAGAAGACCAAAACCTTTAAGAGATTTACTGAGAAGGATGGCTTAGCAGGCAATAACATCTTTGGAATCTTAGAAGACAAAGGTCTGCTTTGGATAAGTACAAATAACGGTATATGCAGTTTTGATCCTGAGACAGGCAAAACACAGATTTACAATAGCAAAGACGGCATAGGGGGAAATGAGTTTTCAGTGGGTGCATATCTAAAGGCCAGAGATGGGAAACTGTATTTTGGTGGAACCCATGGTTTAACCTCCTTCTATCCAAGTAGTATCCATCCTAGCACCTTTGTTCCCACCTTAGTTTTTACAGATTTTAAGCTTTTCAATGAATCTGTAGTTCCGGGAGATGAAAAGATCTTAAACAAACCTATTTCAATAACAGATACGGTCGTTTTAAATCACAAGCAGAACATCTTTACTGTGGAGTTTTCTGCTATCAATTTTATCTTGCCTGAGAAGAACAAATACGCGTACAGATTAGAAGGTTTAGAGGAGCAATGGAACTACGTGGATAATCCTACAGCCACCTACACGAACCTGAATGCAGGAACTTATACCCTTTTAGTGAAGGGGTCCAGTAATGACGGCATTTGGAACGAAGTTCCGGGTAGATTGACCATTAAAATCCTTCCTCCACCTTGGAAAACCTGGTGGGCGTATACACTGTATGGCCTATTGATTGCAGGAAGTATTTATTTGATTGTCAAATATACAAAGATTAAAAGTCGCCTAGAGCATGAGTTAGCTTTGGAACATCTGGAAAATGAAAGACAAAGAGAGATCAACGAGATCAAGTTAAATTTCTTTACCAGTATTTCCCATGAATTCAGAACACCTTTGACCTTGATACTAGCTCCTGTCCAACATATGCTTTCTCAAGGGAATCTGGATGAGAGTTCAAAGAAACTAATGACCACGGTGAAGAATAATTCCTTGCGACTATTGAATTTGGTCAATCAACTGCTTGATTTCCGTAAGCAGGAATCCGGTACCTATACTTTGAATAAGGCGCATCAGGACATGAGTTCATTTTTGGACCAAATTGCCATGGAGTTTACGCATTATGCTAAGGAGAGAGGAATAAACTTTTTTTATGAAAAGCCGTATTCTACCATGATGGTGGAGGTAGATAGAGATGAAATGGAGAAGGTGATTTATAATCTACTTTCAAATGCCTTCAAATTCGTACCCTCTTACGGAATAGTAAAAATGGATATGGAGGTAGAGGCCCCGTCAAGAGATTTCCCTGAGGGCTCAGTTGTCATCAGGGTCTGGGATAACGGACCCGGAATCCCGGAGGGTGAGAGAAGCTCCATTTTTGACTTCTTTTACCAGTCGGGTAACCACTCCGGTTCCGGAATAGGTTTAGCTCTGGCTAAGAACATAACAGAACTTCATGGAGGGAAAATAAGTGTGGATAGTTGCACAGAAGATGTAACCTATACCTGCTTTTCCGTACACTTACCGTCCAGTACGGTTTCATTTGTAACCTTGGAACCCACCATAAAAATAGAAAGTACCTCTTCAGAGGAGCCGGAAGTGTTCACGGAAAACGGAAAACCTATGGTCTTGATCGTGGAGGACAATGAAGAGATCCGACAAGTCATTTCCCAAAGTTTAGAAAAAACTTATGCCATTAATGAAGCGGCTAACGGGCAGGAGGGATGGCAAAAGGTAAGAAGTCTACTGCCAGATTTAGTGATTACAGATATCATGATGCCGGTAGAGGACGGTATTACTTTGTTAAGAAATATCAAGCAAAATTTAGAGACGAACCATATCCCTGTATTGTTATTGACGGCTAGAACAGCCATGGAAAGTGTGATAGAGGGCTTACAATCCGGCAGTGATGATTATCTCACCAAACCCTTCCATCCGGAGGTGTTATCCTTAAAGATTAGGAATATCTTAGAATCAAGAGAGCGATTTCGGAGGAAGTTCATACGGGATTACGTGCTAACCCCTGCAAATGAAGTGGAGGAACCGGATCAGGTGTTTCTCAAGAAGGTCATCAGCTTGATAGAAGAGAATCTTGCGGAATCAGAATTCAACGTGAACACCTTGGCCAGGGAATTGAGCATGAGCCGACCGGTACTGTACAGAAAGCTCAAACAATTGACAGATTTGAGTGTGATAGAATTGATTTCACTTCTCCGACTGAAGAAGGGTGCGCAGTTGCTCTGCCAAGAAGATGCGAAGGTCAGTCAGGTGGCGTACCAGATCGGCTTTAGTGATCCCAAGTATTTCAGCAAATCTTTCAAGAGTCACTTTGGCTTATCTCCTACGGAATATGCAGCTCTCTCATCTGATGAGCAAGCGGAATTGATTCACTTGAAGTTTAAATAG
- a CDS encoding glycoside hydrolase family 88 protein, with protein sequence MKKKIFLFLLSAQISWAQKIDLAETVRFAEYQMSIMVKEAAGKSAGKKVSPRTLDKNGELELVAPGDWTSGFYPGVLWQLYHFTGEQKWKEEAEKATEKLEKEQFNGGTHDMGFKMYCSYGKGWEYTGNESYKQILVQSAKTLITRFNPVVGCIRSWDHNRDKWDYPVIIDNMMNLELLFAATRFTGDSTYYKIAVTHANTTLKNHFRPDGSTYHVIGYDPVTGEVKQRHTHQGYQNESTWARGQAWALYGFTMCYRETGDPAYLKKAVETANWFRKQARWPKDNVPYWDFNAPGNDQPRDASAAAIIASALYELDKYAPKKAKYAAFANDIMKSLDGSYRAPKGEAHGFLLLHSTGHLPHNSEIDVPIIYADYYFLEALGRKKEWGK encoded by the coding sequence ATGAAGAAGAAAATATTCCTGTTCTTACTTAGTGCCCAGATCTCCTGGGCACAAAAAATAGACCTTGCAGAAACTGTTCGTTTTGCTGAGTATCAGATGTCCATCATGGTGAAGGAGGCCGCGGGTAAGTCGGCTGGGAAAAAGGTATCACCCAGGACCTTGGATAAAAATGGTGAGCTGGAATTGGTAGCTCCGGGAGATTGGACCAGTGGATTTTATCCGGGAGTTCTTTGGCAGTTGTATCATTTCACCGGTGAACAGAAATGGAAAGAGGAAGCGGAGAAGGCTACTGAGAAGCTGGAAAAAGAACAGTTTAATGGAGGCACTCACGATATGGGCTTCAAGATGTACTGCAGCTACGGAAAAGGATGGGAATATACAGGTAATGAGTCTTATAAGCAGATCTTGGTTCAGTCTGCCAAGACTTTAATTACCAGATTTAATCCCGTGGTAGGGTGTATACGCTCCTGGGATCACAATAGAGATAAGTGGGATTACCCGGTAATCATCGATAATATGATGAATTTAGAGTTGCTGTTCGCAGCAACTCGCTTTACCGGGGATTCAACCTATTATAAGATCGCGGTGACACATGCTAACACTACCTTGAAGAATCATTTCCGCCCGGACGGTAGCACCTATCACGTAATTGGATATGATCCGGTGACCGGAGAGGTGAAACAGAGACACACTCATCAGGGGTATCAGAACGAATCTACCTGGGCCAGAGGGCAGGCATGGGCGCTCTATGGATTCACTATGTGTTATAGAGAAACAGGTGATCCGGCTTACTTGAAAAAGGCCGTAGAGACGGCCAACTGGTTCCGCAAACAAGCCAGATGGCCTAAGGATAATGTTCCTTACTGGGACTTTAATGCTCCCGGAAATGATCAACCTAGAGATGCTTCGGCAGCAGCCATCATAGCCTCTGCACTATACGAATTAGATAAGTATGCACCTAAAAAAGCCAAATATGCCGCTTTTGCAAATGATATAATGAAGAGTTTAGATGGTTCGTATAGAGCGCCGAAAGGGGAAGCACATGGTTTTTTGTTGCTTCACAGCACAGGACATTTACCTCATAACTCAGAAATTGACGTGCCTATTATTTATGCCGACTATTACTTCCTTGAAGCTTTGGGAAGAAAAAAAGAATGGGGTAAATAA